In the Periophthalmus magnuspinnatus isolate fPerMag1 chromosome 4, fPerMag1.2.pri, whole genome shotgun sequence genome, one interval contains:
- the gipc3 gene encoding PDZ domain-containing protein GIPC3 isoform X1 gives MGTIDLFFLEKMQESGNVTWFSNTRHDQNGDPMSPQETKPAGATEHQKAHNPNVEPSAPPLPPPSPPPPGPPDYPRPRLIFHTQLAHGSPTGRIHGFTNVKELYAKIAEVFNISPSEILFCTLNSHKVDMQKLLGGQIGLEDFIFAHVRGETKEVEVTKTEDALGLTITDNGAGYAFIKRIKEGSTIDRLKTVCVGDHIEAINDQSIVGCRHYEVAKMLKEQPRGTPFTLRLVEPKKAFDMIGMRTKAPKSSEGKMVNGKETLRLRSKGAATVQEVQNEFEEQATKKVDDLLESYMGIRDVELATTIVEAGKDKKNPDDFAEALDSVLGDFAFPDVFLFDVWGAIGDVKNGRI, from the exons ATGGGAACTATTGATTTGTTCTTCCTAGAAAAAATGCAAGAATCTGGCAATGTCACATGGTTTTCAAATACACGTCATGATCAG AACGGGGATCCGATGAGCCCGCAGGAGACCAAGCCAGCCGGGGCCACGGAGCATCAGAAGGCCCATAACCCCAATGTGGAGCCATCTGCCCCGCCTCTGCCTCCACCCTCACCACCTCCGCCGGGACCACCGGACTACCCCAGGCCCAGGCTCATCTTCCACACACAGCTGGCACATGGCAGTCCCACGGGCCGCATCCATGGATTCACCAACGTCAAGGAACTGTACGCCAAGATAGCAGAGGTCTTCAACATTTCACCATCAGAG ATCTTGTTTTGCACTCTCAACTCCCATAAAGTGGACATGCAGAAGCTGCTGGGTGGCCAGATTGGACTAGAAGACTTCATTTTTGCTCATGTTCGAGGGGAAACTAAAGAGGTAGAGGTCACTAAAACAGAAGACGCTTTGGGCCTCACCATCACAGACAACGGAGCGGGCTATGCGTTTATCAAG AGAATAAAGGAAGGCAGCACCATAGATCGACTGAAGACTGTGTGCGTAGGAGACCACATTGAGGCTATCAATGACCAGAGCATTGTGGGCTGTCGACACTATGAGGTGGCCAAGATGCTGAAAGAGCAACCCAGAGGAACACCCTTCACCCTACGACTGGTGGAACCCAAGAAGGCTTTTG ATATGATCGGCATGCGAACTAAAGCCCCCAAATCTAGTGAGGGCAAGATGGTGAATGGGAAGGAGACGCTGCGTTTAAGGTCCAAGGGAGCAGCCACAGTTCAGGAAGTG CAGAATGAGTTTGAGGAGCAGGCTACCAAGAAAGTGGACGACCTGCTGGAGAGCTACATGGGAATACGAGACGTGGAGCTGG CTACGACCATTGTGGAAGCAGGAAAAGACAAGAAAAACCCTGATGACTTTGCAGAGGCTCTGGACTCCGTGCTGGGTGATTTCGCGTTTCCAGATGTGTTCCTGTTTGACGTATGGGGAGCTATCGGTGATGTGAAAAATGGCAGAATCTAG
- the gipc3 gene encoding PDZ domain-containing protein GIPC3 isoform X2 produces MGTIDLFFLEKMQESGNVTWFSNTRHDQNGDPMSPQETKPAGATEHQKAHNPNVEPSAPPLPPPSPPPPGPPDYPRPRLIFHTQLAHGSPTGRIHGFTNVKELYAKIAEVFNISPSEILFCTLNSHKVDMQKLLGGQIGLEDFIFAHVRGETKEVEVTKTEDALGLTITDNGAGYAFIKRIKEGSTIDRLKTVCVGDHIEAINDQSIVGCRHYEVAKMLKEQPRGTPFTLRLVEPKKAFDMIGMRTKAPKSSEGKMVNGKETLRLRSKGAATVQEVNEFEEQATKKVDDLLESYMGIRDVELATTIVEAGKDKKNPDDFAEALDSVLGDFAFPDVFLFDVWGAIGDVKNGRI; encoded by the exons ATGGGAACTATTGATTTGTTCTTCCTAGAAAAAATGCAAGAATCTGGCAATGTCACATGGTTTTCAAATACACGTCATGATCAG AACGGGGATCCGATGAGCCCGCAGGAGACCAAGCCAGCCGGGGCCACGGAGCATCAGAAGGCCCATAACCCCAATGTGGAGCCATCTGCCCCGCCTCTGCCTCCACCCTCACCACCTCCGCCGGGACCACCGGACTACCCCAGGCCCAGGCTCATCTTCCACACACAGCTGGCACATGGCAGTCCCACGGGCCGCATCCATGGATTCACCAACGTCAAGGAACTGTACGCCAAGATAGCAGAGGTCTTCAACATTTCACCATCAGAG ATCTTGTTTTGCACTCTCAACTCCCATAAAGTGGACATGCAGAAGCTGCTGGGTGGCCAGATTGGACTAGAAGACTTCATTTTTGCTCATGTTCGAGGGGAAACTAAAGAGGTAGAGGTCACTAAAACAGAAGACGCTTTGGGCCTCACCATCACAGACAACGGAGCGGGCTATGCGTTTATCAAG AGAATAAAGGAAGGCAGCACCATAGATCGACTGAAGACTGTGTGCGTAGGAGACCACATTGAGGCTATCAATGACCAGAGCATTGTGGGCTGTCGACACTATGAGGTGGCCAAGATGCTGAAAGAGCAACCCAGAGGAACACCCTTCACCCTACGACTGGTGGAACCCAAGAAGGCTTTTG ATATGATCGGCATGCGAACTAAAGCCCCCAAATCTAGTGAGGGCAAGATGGTGAATGGGAAGGAGACGCTGCGTTTAAGGTCCAAGGGAGCAGCCACAGTTCAGGAAGTG AATGAGTTTGAGGAGCAGGCTACCAAGAAAGTGGACGACCTGCTGGAGAGCTACATGGGAATACGAGACGTGGAGCTGG CTACGACCATTGTGGAAGCAGGAAAAGACAAGAAAAACCCTGATGACTTTGCAGAGGCTCTGGACTCCGTGCTGGGTGATTTCGCGTTTCCAGATGTGTTCCTGTTTGACGTATGGGGAGCTATCGGTGATGTGAAAAATGGCAGAATCTAG